From the bacterium genome, one window contains:
- a CDS encoding S46 family peptidase gives MKFATSAIVFCVLLTLAAPLTADEGPWTFHNPPLDKIRERYGVMLTSEWLDHLRLSSARLSDGGSASWVSADGLLLTNHHVAAACIQGLSSEAHDYMKDGYGTSAPAEARCPGLDARTLMSMEDVSRRVIDAGLAAEDEAAGKKARKEESARIETECTDATGLLCEVVELYGGGEYWIYRYKRWEDVRLVFAPEGQLGFFGGDPDNFNYPRFCLDNALMRVYDADGKPVAPPAYLRVATQHLSDGDAIFISGHPATSERRATLAQLEFLRDVRYPFWKEQLRGRLDVIDAYSARGEESAREAKLLKFGVENSLKVITGYLRGLGDPRVMEKKAAEHDALRTALTDANLLARYDAALADIARAQQASGAFYERRQHLRLWGSGLFSDVHEIVMLTGELQKPNGERFEEYRDANVDSLKHKIGSEAPVYKEFEAVLLTAALTQLRDGLGENDPLVRKVLDGREPAEVARQVMDGTKLDDAKARVALMKKGRKAVEKSKDPLVRLALAIEPEFRVLRERYDREVESVEERAAETLAAARFAAFGRTVYPDTTFTLRLAFGRVSGYFENEYTYPAFTTYHGLFDRNLGFADAAPYDLPERWQMARDRIDLATPFNFVSTADTFPGNSGSPVVNANGELVGTLFDGNMASLAIQYVYEDRVSRSIAVDIHALIEALGSVYGRTDLLNELTAAPGEAAPLE, from the coding sequence GTGAAATTCGCCACTTCCGCGATCGTGTTTTGCGTTCTGTTGACTTTGGCCGCGCCGCTTACCGCGGACGAAGGGCCGTGGACCTTTCACAACCCGCCGCTCGACAAGATCAGGGAGCGCTACGGCGTGATGCTCACCAGCGAGTGGCTCGATCATCTGCGCCTGTCGTCCGCGCGTCTTTCCGACGGCGGCTCCGCGTCGTGGGTATCCGCCGACGGCCTGCTTTTGACAAATCACCACGTCGCGGCCGCGTGCATCCAGGGGCTGTCGTCCGAGGCGCACGATTACATGAAGGACGGCTACGGCACGTCCGCGCCGGCGGAGGCGCGCTGCCCGGGGCTCGATGCGCGCACGCTCATGTCGATGGAGGATGTCAGCCGGCGCGTCATCGACGCGGGCCTCGCCGCCGAAGACGAGGCGGCGGGCAAGAAGGCGCGCAAGGAAGAAAGCGCGCGCATCGAAACCGAATGCACGGATGCGACGGGCCTGCTTTGCGAAGTGGTGGAGCTGTACGGCGGCGGCGAATACTGGATCTACCGTTACAAGCGCTGGGAGGATGTGCGGCTGGTGTTCGCGCCGGAGGGGCAGCTCGGGTTTTTCGGAGGCGATCCGGACAACTTCAACTACCCGCGCTTTTGCCTCGATAACGCGCTGATGCGCGTTTACGACGCCGACGGCAAGCCCGTCGCGCCACCGGCGTATCTACGCGTCGCGACGCAACATCTGTCGGACGGCGACGCCATTTTCATCTCCGGCCATCCGGCGACAAGCGAGCGCCGCGCGACGCTTGCGCAGCTCGAGTTTCTGCGCGATGTCCGCTACCCGTTCTGGAAAGAACAGCTACGCGGACGTCTCGACGTCATCGATGCGTACTCCGCGCGGGGCGAGGAGAGCGCGCGAGAGGCAAAGCTGTTGAAATTCGGCGTCGAGAATTCGCTGAAGGTCATCACCGGCTACCTGCGCGGCCTTGGCGATCCGCGCGTGATGGAGAAAAAGGCCGCGGAGCATGACGCGCTGCGCACCGCGCTGACCGACGCCAACCTGTTGGCGCGATACGACGCGGCTCTCGCCGACATCGCGCGCGCGCAGCAGGCGAGCGGCGCGTTTTACGAGCGCCGGCAACATCTGCGTCTTTGGGGCAGCGGCCTTTTCAGCGACGTACACGAGATCGTGATGCTGACCGGCGAGTTGCAAAAGCCGAACGGCGAGCGTTTCGAGGAGTACCGCGACGCGAACGTCGACAGCCTCAAGCACAAGATCGGCAGCGAAGCGCCGGTGTACAAGGAGTTCGAGGCCGTGCTTTTGACGGCCGCGCTGACGCAGCTTCGCGACGGTCTCGGCGAAAACGATCCCCTCGTACGCAAGGTGCTCGACGGCCGCGAGCCGGCGGAGGTTGCGCGCCAAGTCATGGATGGCACGAAGCTCGACGATGCCAAGGCGCGCGTCGCCCTTATGAAAAAAGGACGCAAGGCGGTGGAGAAATCGAAGGATCCGCTTGTGCGCCTGGCGCTTGCGATCGAGCCCGAGTTTCGCGTGCTGCGTGAGCGCTATGACCGCGAGGTCGAAAGCGTGGAGGAGCGCGCCGCCGAGACGCTCGCCGCGGCGCGCTTCGCGGCGTTCGGCCGCACGGTTTATCCGGACACGACGTTTACCCTGCGTCTCGCGTTCGGGCGCGTGTCGGGCTATTTCGAAAACGAATACACCTACCCCGCGTTTACGACCTACCACGGCCTGTTCGATCGCAATCTGGGCTTTGCCGACGCGGCGCCGTACGACTTGCCGGAGCGCTGGCAAATGGCGCGCGATCGCATCGACCTGGCGACGCCGTTTAACTTCGTCAGCACCGCGGACACCTTCCCCGGCAATTCCGGCAGCCCGGTCGTCAACGCAAACGGCGAGCTGGTTGGAACGCTGTTCGACGGCAACATGGCCTCGCTCGCGATCCAGTACGTTTACGAAGACCGCGTCTCGCGCTCGATCGCGGTGGATATTCATGCGCTCATCGAGGCGCTCGGCAGCGTGTATGGGCGCACCGATTTGTTGAACGAACTGACGGCCGCGCCGGGAGAGGCGGCGCCGCTGGAGTAA
- a CDS encoding PilZ domain-containing protein, whose product MSEHRRQIRVAKNLLAKIIQPTRECFGFVHDVAKTGLGVAVSSNIEMGDHMEIHLNVPKLPSMKLSGDVVWRRELPRIAKHRFLLGVRLTETCPAYDEWVEEQIRYDYERREHPRYQAIVEVNGSDVFDLLDAATTNVSARGLYVRTSMPLPVGSHHELALRSPALDEPVMCLAEVVSSFECEPDELDHAHGAGMRIISFKKDHEERFVEFIKQLDALYRFHWPQMDGVEPTAHDDAESTEEVEILVESA is encoded by the coding sequence ATGTCCGAACATCGACGCCAGATTCGGGTGGCGAAGAATCTGCTTGCGAAAATCATCCAGCCGACGCGGGAGTGCTTCGGTTTTGTCCATGACGTGGCGAAAACCGGTCTTGGTGTCGCGGTGAGCAGTAACATTGAGATGGGCGATCACATGGAGATTCATCTCAACGTCCCCAAGCTTCCGAGCATGAAGCTGTCGGGCGACGTCGTCTGGCGCCGCGAGTTGCCGCGCATCGCCAAGCACCGATTCCTTTTGGGCGTGCGCCTGACCGAAACCTGCCCCGCGTACGATGAGTGGGTCGAGGAGCAGATCCGGTACGACTATGAGCGCCGCGAGCATCCGCGTTATCAGGCGATCGTCGAGGTCAACGGCTCGGACGTGTTCGACCTTCTCGACGCCGCGACGACGAACGTCTCCGCGCGCGGCCTGTACGTGCGTACTAGCATGCCCCTTCCCGTCGGCTCGCATCACGAGTTGGCGCTTCGATCGCCCGCGCTCGACGAACCCGTGATGTGCCTTGCGGAGGTCGTGTCGAGCTTTGAATGCGAACCGGACGAGCTCGATCACGCCCACGGCGCCGGGATGCGGATCATCTCCTTCAAGAAGGATCACGAGGAGCGATTCGTCGAGTTCATCAAGCAGCTCGACGCGCTTTACAGGTTCCATTGGCCCCAGATGGACGGGGTCGAACCGACGGCGCATGACGACGCGGAATCCACAGAGGAAGTCGAGATTCTGGTCGAATCCGCCTGA
- a CDS encoding formylglycine-generating enzyme family protein: MTARRLTLLLTLFALAFVGVFGASCSCGDDDDDDDTGDLPNVDDDDTGDDDDTAGDDDLDDDTDDDDADDDDIDDDVDDDDADDDDIPPTTEGFVYAPAGAFLAGSPSIEPGHDADEAQRTVTISRAFEIGETEVTKEQFRTLSGFDPANFPVYGDSPLRPVEQVSWFDALVYANQLSAQEGYDPCFAFDDVVCDNEDEVDGVADCATKGGVWSATVTLNAATLQECEGFRLPTEAEWEYAARAGSTTALPNGEITSHTCETVDPNVDAIAWYCFNGKNTTHPVAKKQANDWGLYDVIGNVLEWTWDWYESDVSGDATDPTGAAGGHFRVAKGGGYRWYAPVRQRPAWRGGHQPGYNWRLLGFRLVRTLPGEAIATPADAPRPVEAGAPAPKALPTSLPFSFTRPAAGTPLTQQEIDDFTTKITGFWKDSFFWERLTWIGHGYDDTAAGNGYPEYKLYWQDTTVTKSGDTVTFAHVGGADNLMIRLGKLLGAAVGGYLASGDPMFARLVEDYSKGIDALFLSMDYDDEDPEKDLMPRTPFTVNHEYTEDGRHAVVDYDPVKQQEKYDWNAHTIPNDTNPHWGPIWLRNMRSKDDVPHIMRVAVPLMYAAQDAPDADVKAAAAQALKKLRDFSRDIVDSEYHIRTKDKYGNAYVPIAENGIVADLASFVLYEPFVPNGECTAKISSAFIGYGDALENDCGNGIGWLYDLIATIQHYYNWAIIRYFHISAVENALVAGENDMAHDLIEGLATRANDIMNDADGRAANLEWDADYAGFLAASAAAGLPLTADETRLLVDEYSYSADFYGAWPYHDLWDESVGDGVYPFEPTRNDGEDRAVRFPEMAFILQYCASPFINTAGQPFVNCDIVLDPSQWGS, translated from the coding sequence ATGACGGCTCGCAGGTTGACCTTGTTGCTCACCCTTTTCGCGCTCGCGTTCGTGGGCGTTTTCGGCGCGTCGTGCAGTTGCGGCGACGACGATGACGACGACGATACCGGCGATCTTCCGAACGTCGATGATGACGATACCGGCGATGACGACGATACCGCGGGCGACGACGATCTGGATGACGACACCGACGATGACGACGCGGATGACGACGATATCGACGACGACGTGGACGATGACGACGCGGACGATGACGACATCCCTCCGACGACGGAAGGATTCGTGTACGCACCGGCGGGCGCGTTTCTCGCGGGCAGCCCTTCGATCGAGCCGGGACATGACGCGGACGAAGCGCAGCGCACGGTGACGATCAGTCGCGCGTTCGAGATCGGCGAGACGGAGGTCACGAAAGAGCAATTCCGCACGTTGTCGGGCTTTGACCCGGCGAACTTTCCGGTTTACGGCGACAGCCCCCTGCGTCCGGTGGAACAGGTCAGTTGGTTTGACGCGCTCGTGTACGCGAATCAGCTCTCCGCGCAGGAAGGGTATGACCCTTGTTTCGCGTTCGACGACGTGGTCTGCGACAACGAAGACGAGGTGGACGGCGTGGCCGACTGCGCCACGAAGGGCGGCGTCTGGAGCGCGACGGTCACGCTGAACGCGGCGACGCTCCAGGAGTGCGAAGGCTTCCGCCTGCCGACCGAGGCGGAGTGGGAGTATGCCGCGCGCGCCGGATCGACGACCGCGCTTCCGAACGGCGAGATCACGTCGCACACATGCGAAACGGTCGATCCGAACGTCGACGCGATCGCGTGGTACTGCTTCAACGGAAAGAACACGACGCACCCCGTCGCGAAAAAGCAGGCGAACGACTGGGGCTTGTACGACGTCATCGGCAACGTGCTCGAGTGGACGTGGGACTGGTACGAGTCCGATGTTTCCGGAGACGCGACCGATCCGACCGGCGCGGCCGGCGGGCACTTCCGCGTAGCGAAGGGAGGCGGCTATCGCTGGTATGCCCCTGTGCGCCAGCGCCCCGCGTGGCGCGGCGGACATCAGCCTGGCTACAACTGGCGCCTGCTCGGATTCCGCCTGGTGCGCACGCTGCCGGGCGAGGCGATCGCGACGCCGGCGGATGCTCCGCGGCCCGTTGAAGCCGGCGCGCCGGCGCCGAAAGCCCTGCCGACCTCGCTGCCGTTTTCGTTCACGCGCCCCGCGGCCGGCACGCCGCTGACGCAGCAGGAAATCGACGACTTCACGACGAAGATCACGGGCTTCTGGAAGGATTCGTTTTTCTGGGAGCGCCTGACGTGGATCGGCCACGGCTACGACGATACCGCGGCCGGCAACGGCTATCCCGAATACAAGCTCTACTGGCAGGACACGACGGTCACCAAAAGCGGCGACACGGTGACGTTCGCGCACGTCGGCGGCGCGGACAACCTGATGATCCGCCTGGGCAAGCTGCTCGGCGCGGCGGTCGGCGGCTATCTGGCGAGCGGCGACCCGATGTTCGCGCGGCTCGTGGAGGATTACAGCAAGGGCATCGACGCGCTGTTCCTGTCGATGGACTACGACGACGAGGACCCGGAAAAGGACCTCATGCCGCGCACGCCGTTCACGGTCAATCACGAGTACACGGAGGACGGGCGGCACGCCGTCGTCGATTACGATCCCGTCAAGCAGCAGGAGAAATACGACTGGAACGCGCACACGATTCCGAACGACACGAACCCGCACTGGGGGCCGATCTGGCTTCGCAACATGCGCAGCAAGGATGACGTGCCGCACATCATGCGCGTCGCCGTGCCGCTGATGTACGCGGCGCAGGACGCGCCCGATGCGGATGTGAAGGCCGCGGCCGCACAGGCGCTCAAGAAGCTGCGGGATTTCTCGCGCGACATTGTCGATTCGGAATACCACATTCGCACCAAGGACAAATACGGCAACGCGTACGTGCCGATCGCGGAAAACGGGATCGTCGCGGATCTGGCGAGCTTTGTGCTCTATGAGCCTTTCGTGCCGAACGGCGAGTGCACCGCGAAGATCTCGAGCGCGTTCATCGGCTATGGCGATGCGCTCGAAAACGACTGCGGCAACGGAATCGGCTGGCTGTACGATCTCATCGCGACGATCCAGCACTATTACAACTGGGCGATCATCCGCTACTTCCACATCTCCGCCGTCGAAAATGCCCTTGTCGCCGGCGAAAACGACATGGCGCACGACCTGATCGAAGGCCTCGCGACGCGCGCGAACGACATCATGAACGACGCGGACGGCCGCGCGGCAAACCTGGAATGGGACGCGGATTACGCGGGCTTTCTCGCCGCGTCCGCCGCCGCGGGCCTGCCGCTGACCGCCGACGAGACGCGCCTGCTGGTCGATGAGTATTCGTACTCCGCCGACTTTTACGGCGCGTGGCCGTATCACGATCTGTGGGACGAGTCCGTGGGAGACGGCGTCTATCCGTTCGAGCCGACGCGCAACGACGGCGAGGACCGCGCCGTCCGATTCCCGGAGATGGCCTTCATTCTTCAGTACTGCGCCTCGCCGTTCATCAACACCGCGGGCCAGCCGTTCGTGAACTGCGATATCGTTCTCGACCCGTCGCAGTGGGGGTCGTGA
- the msrA gene encoding peptide-methionine (S)-S-oxide reductase MsrA, with protein sequence MQKATFAMGCFWGVEEAFRHIPGVSNTTVGYTGGHKDEPTYKEVCTGTTGHAEAVQVEYDPDKVAFDDLLKVFWSGHNPTTRNRQGPDVGTQYRSAIFYHTPDQKDAAERSKREHEAADTFGGRAIVSEITAASTFWPAEEYHQRYLEKNGLAHCRT encoded by the coding sequence ATGCAAAAAGCCACATTCGCGATGGGGTGCTTTTGGGGCGTCGAGGAGGCGTTCCGGCATATCCCCGGCGTTTCGAACACGACCGTCGGCTACACCGGCGGGCACAAGGATGAACCGACCTATAAAGAGGTCTGCACGGGCACGACCGGCCACGCGGAGGCGGTGCAGGTCGAATACGATCCGGACAAGGTCGCTTTCGACGACCTGCTGAAGGTCTTCTGGAGCGGGCATAACCCGACGACGCGAAACCGCCAGGGGCCGGACGTGGGCACGCAGTATCGCTCGGCGATCTTCTATCATACGCCCGATCAGAAGGACGCCGCGGAGCGCTCGAAGCGCGAACACGAGGCGGCGGACACGTTCGGCGGGCGCGCGATCGTCTCGGAGATCACCGCCGCGTCGACCTTCTGGCCGGCGGAGGAATACCACCAGCGGTATCTGGAGAAGAACGGGCTGGCGCACTGCCGAACGTGA
- a CDS encoding alpha/beta hydrolase — protein MGHVHIIRDFFSIPEGYNRTIRIYTPNAYDAEPDRRFPVLYFQDGQNAFAHPESAVYHTWCANDVIERLAAEGATEPWIIVAIDHGVQRFEEYSPWDDYAVGVQGRGSYYTDFLVNHLVPYIDATYRTRPEPQWRGTIGASLGGLISLFVGWRHPDVFGRVGGVSPSLMWCQGWMFSSWKEHSRKWTRIYLDAGENERVDWAGVDLDYGNTVRNFHDHLRSIGYAAHEVHMVIEPHGNHHEIDWQRRLPEALRWLLG, from the coding sequence ATGGGCCACGTTCACATCATCCGCGACTTCTTCTCGATCCCCGAGGGCTACAACCGGACGATCCGCATCTACACGCCGAACGCGTACGACGCGGAACCCGACCGCCGCTTTCCCGTGCTCTATTTCCAGGACGGGCAGAACGCGTTTGCGCATCCGGAGTCGGCCGTCTATCACACCTGGTGCGCGAACGACGTCATCGAGCGCCTTGCCGCCGAGGGCGCGACCGAACCGTGGATCATCGTTGCTATCGACCACGGCGTGCAGCGCTTCGAGGAATATTCGCCCTGGGACGATTACGCTGTCGGCGTGCAAGGGCGCGGATCGTACTACACCGACTTCCTGGTCAATCACCTCGTCCCGTACATCGACGCGACCTACCGCACGCGCCCGGAGCCGCAATGGCGCGGCACGATCGGCGCGAGCCTCGGCGGGCTGATCTCGCTTTTCGTCGGCTGGCGGCATCCGGATGTCTTCGGGCGCGTCGGCGGCGTATCGCCGTCATTGATGTGGTGCCAGGGGTGGATGTTCAGTTCGTGGAAGGAACACTCCCGGAAATGGACGCGCATCTACCTGGATGCCGGCGAAAACGAGCGCGTGGACTGGGCGGGCGTCGATCTGGACTACGGCAACACCGTGCGCAATTTCCACGACCACCTGCGTTCGATCGGCTATGCGGCGCACGAGGTGCACATGGTTATCGAGCCACACGGCAATCACCATGAGATCGACTGGCAGCGGCGATTGCCGGAAGCGCTGCGCTGGCTGCTGGGGTGA
- a CDS encoding carboxylate--amine ligase, producing MNIVFLSPHFPPQYYLFCEAVRKNGGNILGIGDAPSTNLRDELRRALADYYFVPNMNEGDALLRALAFLVHKHGKIDRLDSLNEHWLAAEAHLREDFNIPGLKPEDLPKYRSKTHMREVFKKAGVPCSIGEPYAGEAGLRAFVKGHGYPVVLKPDQGVGAARTFKLTNDDELASALATDLTGYVVEAFITGRLGSYDGLVDDAGHIVYETSHVYSAGIMDIVNQRLPMHYYSRREIPPLMRELGRKAVKAFALKGRFFHLEFFEEAGGKFRALEINVRPPGGFTTDMMNYASDIDVYDLWARMICGKDVSDFAFERKYLCANVSRRRDRRYARTDGEIRERFGDAVILHRDMPSVFSEAMGDEMYLVRMQDEEVLREVIAFIEEVED from the coding sequence TTGAACATCGTCTTTCTCTCGCCGCATTTTCCGCCGCAGTACTACCTGTTCTGCGAGGCGGTGCGAAAAAACGGCGGCAATATCCTTGGCATCGGCGACGCACCGTCCACGAACCTTCGCGACGAGCTGCGCCGCGCGCTGGCCGACTACTACTTCGTGCCGAACATGAACGAGGGCGACGCGCTGTTGCGGGCGCTGGCGTTTCTTGTTCACAAGCACGGCAAGATCGATCGCCTGGATTCCCTGAACGAGCATTGGCTCGCGGCGGAGGCGCACCTGCGCGAGGATTTCAACATCCCCGGCTTGAAACCCGAGGACCTGCCGAAGTACCGCTCGAAGACGCACATGCGCGAGGTGTTCAAAAAGGCCGGCGTGCCGTGCAGCATCGGTGAGCCGTATGCCGGCGAAGCGGGTCTGCGCGCGTTCGTGAAAGGGCATGGCTACCCGGTGGTCCTCAAGCCCGATCAGGGCGTCGGTGCGGCGCGCACCTTCAAGCTGACAAACGACGACGAGCTGGCGAGCGCGCTTGCGACCGACCTGACGGGATACGTCGTGGAGGCGTTTATCACCGGGCGGCTCGGCAGCTACGACGGGCTCGTGGACGACGCGGGCCACATCGTCTACGAGACCTCGCACGTGTACAGCGCGGGCATCATGGATATCGTCAACCAGCGTCTGCCGATGCACTATTACTCGCGCCGCGAAATTCCCCCGCTCATGCGCGAGCTTGGGCGAAAGGCCGTAAAGGCGTTCGCACTCAAGGGGCGCTTTTTCCACCTCGAGTTTTTCGAGGAGGCCGGCGGAAAGTTCCGCGCGCTCGAGATCAACGTCCGTCCGCCCGGCGGTTTCACGACGGACATGATGAATTACGCGAGCGACATCGATGTGTACGACCTCTGGGCGCGGATGATTTGCGGCAAAGACGTGTCAGACTTCGCGTTCGAGCGAAAGTATCTCTGCGCGAACGTCTCCCGCCGGCGCGATCGACGCTACGCGCGCACGGATGGCGAAATCCGCGAACGATTCGGCGACGCGGTCATCCTGCACCGCGACATGCCCTCGGTGTTCTCCGAGGCGATGGGCGACGAGATGTACCTGGTGCGGATGCAGGACGAGGAGGTGTTGAGGGAGGTGATTGCGTTTATTGAGGAGGTGGAGGATTGA
- a CDS encoding pyridoxal phosphate-dependent aminotransferase — MTRFGNDRLKQMTQSEIRAMTRECERVGGINLGQGLGDLPTPPLVVAGATRAIGARQSLYSFPEGILPARERIAEKLARDNGLSYDPNGEIVVTIGASGAFAATLMALLNPGDGVLLMEPYYGYHLNTVTIAHMTPQFATLTPPDFTVTAEALDAAVTPQTRAIVACTPGNPNGRVMTQAELAAIASVAKRHDLLLITDEVYEYIVFDGRKHISPATVDGMRERTVTISSLSKTFSITGWRVGYAAAPRELARAITLANDLYYVCAPTPLQHGVAEGFNAPPEFFAEIAATYEGKRDILCDALADAGLHPLAPQGAYYCLADISALPYKTAKEAAMAILEDVGVAAVPGTAFYQSATGEKLLRFCFAKEDDVLEEAGRRLRRFRAGS, encoded by the coding sequence ATGACACGATTTGGAAACGACCGACTCAAGCAGATGACGCAGTCCGAGATTCGCGCGATGACGCGCGAGTGCGAGCGCGTCGGCGGGATCAACCTCGGGCAGGGGCTTGGCGATCTGCCAACACCGCCGCTTGTCGTCGCGGGCGCCACACGCGCCATCGGCGCGCGGCAGAGCCTTTATTCCTTCCCGGAAGGCATTTTGCCGGCGCGGGAGCGTATCGCCGAAAAGCTCGCGCGTGACAACGGCCTTTCGTACGACCCGAACGGCGAGATCGTCGTGACGATCGGTGCGTCCGGCGCCTTCGCGGCGACCCTCATGGCGCTTCTCAATCCCGGCGACGGCGTATTGCTGATGGAGCCGTATTACGGATACCACCTGAACACCGTGACGATCGCGCACATGACACCGCAGTTCGCGACACTGACACCGCCGGATTTCACGGTGACGGCCGAAGCGCTCGACGCGGCGGTGACGCCGCAAACGCGCGCCATCGTCGCGTGCACGCCGGGCAATCCGAACGGCCGCGTCATGACGCAAGCGGAACTGGCCGCGATCGCAAGCGTCGCGAAACGGCATGACCTGCTTCTGATCACCGACGAGGTTTACGAATATATCGTCTTCGACGGACGCAAGCACATCTCGCCCGCGACGGTGGACGGCATGCGCGAACGCACGGTGACGATCTCAAGCCTCTCAAAGACCTTCAGCATCACCGGCTGGCGCGTGGGATACGCGGCCGCGCCGCGCGAGTTGGCGCGCGCAATCACGCTTGCGAACGATCTGTATTACGTCTGCGCGCCAACGCCGTTGCAGCACGGCGTGGCGGAAGGCTTCAACGCGCCGCCGGAATTTTTCGCCGAAATCGCCGCGACGTACGAGGGCAAGCGCGACATCCTTTGCGACGCGCTCGCCGACGCGGGCCTGCATCCGCTCGCGCCGCAAGGTGCGTACTACTGCCTCGCGGATATTTCCGCATTGCCGTACAAAACCGCCAAGGAAGCGGCGATGGCGATCCTCGAGGATGTCGGCGTCGCGGCGGTGCCCGGCACCGCGTTTTATCAGTCGGCCACGGGCGAAAAGCTTTTACGTTTTTGTTTCGCGAAGGAAGACGACGTTTTGGAAGAAGCCGGGCGGCGCCTGCGGCGATTTCGCGCCGGCTCGTAA
- a CDS encoding acireductone dioxygenase, with protein sequence MAKLTTEDGRTFTEIPDIENELSALGIRLNRWPVGDDPELCDLLARPTLTDGEKARVLESLDGYFRRLAESDGYKTRDLIVINEEVPNLEQMLAKFDKCHTHSEDEVRYIVDGEGIFGFVRPDGSQVELMVEAEEYINVPTGTEHYFYLTRARRIKAVRYFTSTEGWTPEYTGTPRRLA encoded by the coding sequence ATGGCCAAGCTGACGACGGAAGATGGACGCACGTTCACCGAAATTCCCGACATCGAAAACGAGCTTTCCGCGCTCGGCATTCGCCTGAACCGCTGGCCGGTGGGCGACGATCCCGAACTGTGCGACCTGCTCGCGCGGCCGACGCTGACCGACGGCGAAAAGGCGCGCGTGCTCGAATCGCTCGACGGCTATTTCCGCCGGCTCGCCGAGTCCGACGGATACAAGACGCGCGATCTCATCGTCATCAACGAGGAGGTGCCAAACCTCGAACAGATGCTGGCGAAGTTCGACAAATGCCATACGCACTCGGAGGACGAAGTGCGTTACATCGTGGACGGCGAGGGAATTTTCGGATTCGTGCGGCCGGACGGCAGCCAGGTGGAGCTGATGGTGGAGGCCGAGGAATACATCAACGTGCCGACCGGCACGGAGCACTACTTCTATCTGACGCGCGCGCGGCGCATCAAGGCCGTCCGCTATTTTACGAGCACCGAGGGGTGGACGCCCGAATACACCGGCACGCCGCGCCGCCTCGCGTAA
- a CDS encoding 2,3-diketo-5-methylthiopentyl-1-phosphate enolase: MANETIEVDYRFPPGVDAATQARIIATGQTAGTWDARHTHRESALLSHLAEVTGVERRDDGSSVATVAFPAANVEGDIASLLTMIFGKYSMAGPAKVVGLRLPNGYGTPNKYGTRGLRRLLDVPERPLLMAIFKPALGLVPTDYASIYREIAGAGLDIVKDDEIVGDLPDAPVFARLAAIREAAWDNESRSGRATMYAVNLTGPADRLRERALGLIDAGATALLFNVLAYGFAALESLAADEFINVPIFAHPALAGAWCGAPDHGFSYDVLLGTLFAHAGADAALYPASYGNLPIDAETESRLVAGLRKRGTAPVPSAGITPGIVPRALADHGNDIILNAGTGIMDHPDGAAAGVAAFFEAIERALRGDPVTRDAVPEGALARALEKWGMT; encoded by the coding sequence ATGGCGAACGAAACGATCGAGGTCGATTACCGCTTCCCTCCAGGGGTCGACGCGGCCACGCAGGCGCGCATCATCGCGACCGGCCAGACCGCCGGCACGTGGGACGCGCGCCATACGCATCGTGAGTCCGCGCTTCTGTCGCATCTGGCCGAGGTTACCGGCGTCGAAAGGCGCGACGATGGATCGTCGGTTGCCACCGTCGCGTTTCCCGCCGCGAACGTCGAGGGCGATATCGCGTCGCTCCTCACCATGATCTTCGGTAAATACTCCATGGCCGGACCCGCGAAGGTTGTCGGCCTGCGCCTCCCGAATGGCTACGGTACGCCGAACAAGTACGGTACGCGCGGACTGCGCCGCCTGCTCGACGTGCCCGAGCGCCCGCTTTTGATGGCGATCTTCAAGCCGGCGCTTGGCCTTGTGCCGACGGATTACGCGAGCATCTACCGCGAGATCGCGGGAGCGGGGCTCGATATCGTGAAGGACGACGAGATCGTCGGCGATCTGCCGGACGCGCCGGTTTTCGCGCGCCTGGCCGCGATCCGCGAAGCCGCGTGGGACAACGAAAGCAGGAGCGGCCGCGCAACGATGTATGCCGTCAATCTGACCGGCCCGGCGGATCGGTTGCGCGAGCGCGCCCTTGGCCTCATCGACGCCGGAGCGACCGCGCTGCTTTTCAACGTGCTGGCCTACGGCTTCGCCGCGCTCGAATCGCTCGCCGCGGATGAATTCATCAACGTACCGATCTTCGCGCATCCGGCGCTGGCGGGCGCATGGTGCGGCGCGCCGGATCACGGATTCTCGTATGACGTTTTGCTCGGCACACTCTTCGCGCACGCGGGCGCCGACGCGGCGCTCTATCCCGCGAGCTACGGCAACCTGCCGATCGACGCCGAAACGGAGTCGCGCCTTGTCGCCGGGCTGCGCAAGCGCGGCACGGCGCCCGTGCCGTCCGCGGGCATCACGCCGGGCATCGTGCCGCGCGCGCTGGCCGATCACGGCAACGACATCATCTTGAACGCGGGCACCGGCATCATGGATCACCCGGACGGCGCCGCGGCCGGCGTCGCCGCGTTTTTCGAGGCCATCGAACGCGCCCTGCGGGGCGATCCGGTGACGCGCGATGCCGTACCGGAAGGGGCGCTCGCGCGCGCGCTCGAAAAGTGGGGCATGACGTGA